A genomic region of Chryseobacterium sp. KACC 21268 contains the following coding sequences:
- a CDS encoding CotH kinase family protein, with translation MYKYLSLILIFLSTQIFASTIEIPKENYRIDKDKRLIVCNADLNKLVFDNQSIIIKIDGQDYKVLDNIKVLKKGLRYTIGVDQGYVRYSIYFTELPLLFIDTDLEIVDAPKVMSRVSLVETTGNITNSNAGIEYRGDTSQNYPKKSFEIEFWKDEKGNDTQDLSLLGLREDKDWNLQAMYNEPLKISSVASWEFWDRMSGLYYQNLEPKAKAGISMKYAEVFVNNSYQGLYAVSEKMDRKQLKLKKNTETEVRGELYKSSTYDENTQYIGVSDYNNDSKTWGGYEYTYPKDLRNWSDFYNLHFFAVFASKELFESEYKVRYDSDNLVNYFIFINTLRATDNMGKNFYTARYDKNEKYFLVPWDLDSVLGRDWISVPEDITDDFKSNGLFQRLWEDERKDGFRFDLNRRWLELRSSTISVDKIMQILMDNFNYLKDNGAYERDQIANSGSTISSEYEEFSYIREWLTKRIAFLDRSFAFNVVVPPPPVEEETIDKKSYKFQFYPNPAKNYIYFINKSGTAESSLLDIDIYTIAGRKVRSISQNPITQSVFIGNIPNGNYIMNIKSDSGIKQNFKLIIDK, from the coding sequence ATGTACAAATATTTATCTCTGATATTAATATTCCTTAGCACTCAAATATTCGCTTCTACAATCGAAATCCCGAAAGAAAATTACAGAATCGATAAGGATAAAAGATTGATTGTTTGTAATGCAGATTTAAACAAGCTAGTATTTGACAATCAATCAATTATAATCAAGATTGATGGTCAGGATTATAAAGTTTTAGATAATATAAAAGTGCTGAAAAAAGGTTTGCGTTACACGATAGGCGTAGATCAGGGCTATGTGAGATATTCAATTTATTTTACAGAATTGCCTTTGCTTTTTATAGATACGGATCTGGAAATTGTAGATGCGCCCAAAGTTATGTCGAGAGTAAGCCTTGTAGAAACTACGGGGAATATTACCAACTCCAATGCAGGCATAGAGTACAGAGGCGATACTTCTCAGAATTATCCTAAAAAATCTTTTGAAATAGAATTTTGGAAAGATGAGAAAGGTAATGATACGCAAGATTTATCACTCTTAGGACTGAGAGAGGATAAAGATTGGAACTTGCAGGCGATGTACAATGAACCGTTGAAAATCAGCAGTGTAGCCTCTTGGGAGTTTTGGGATCGTATGAGCGGATTATATTATCAGAATCTTGAGCCCAAAGCTAAGGCAGGAATCAGTATGAAATATGCGGAGGTTTTTGTGAATAATTCCTATCAAGGGCTCTACGCTGTTTCCGAGAAAATGGACAGAAAACAACTGAAGCTCAAAAAAAATACAGAAACAGAAGTACGCGGAGAACTATACAAAAGTAGTACGTACGATGAAAATACACAATATATCGGTGTTTCGGATTATAATAATGATTCTAAAACATGGGGCGGCTATGAGTACACCTATCCGAAAGATCTGAGAAACTGGAGCGATTTTTATAACCTTCATTTCTTTGCAGTATTCGCATCTAAAGAATTGTTTGAATCTGAGTACAAAGTAAGATACGATAGTGATAATCTGGTTAACTATTTTATTTTCATCAATACCCTTAGAGCTACGGACAATATGGGTAAAAATTTCTACACGGCCCGCTATGATAAAAACGAAAAGTACTTTCTGGTTCCGTGGGATCTGGATAGTGTTTTAGGAAGGGATTGGATTTCTGTGCCGGAAGATATTACGGATGACTTCAAGTCTAATGGACTATTTCAAAGGCTGTGGGAAGATGAAAGAAAAGACGGTTTTCGCTTTGATTTGAACAGAAGATGGCTGGAATTAAGATCGAGTACTATTTCGGTAGATAAAATTATGCAGATACTAATGGATAATTTTAATTATTTAAAAGATAACGGTGCTTACGAAAGAGATCAAATTGCAAATTCAGGAAGTACGATCTCCTCTGAATACGAAGAGTTTTCTTACATCAGAGAATGGCTGACCAAAAGAATAGCGTTTCTGGACAGATCTTTCGCTTTCAATGTTGTGGTGCCACCGCCACCTGTGGAGGAAGAGACAATTGATAAGAAAAGCTACAAATTTCAGTTTTATCCAAATCCAGCGAAGAATTACATCTATTTTATTAACAAGAGTGGAACTGCAGAAAGTTCTCTTTTGGATATCGATATTTACACAATTGCAGGGAGGAAAGTAAGATCTATAAGCCAGAATCCTATCACTCAAAGTGTTTTCATCGGCAATATTCCGAATGGTAATTACATTATGAATATCAAATCCGATTCTGGCATCAAGCAGAATTTTAAATTGATTATTGATAAATAA
- a CDS encoding YicC family protein, whose amino-acid sequence MILSMTGFGRAETVYEGTKITVDIKSLNSKNFDLNVKTPLRYKEKEFEIRKLLNDKILRGKVDCYINCESLEVSNDVKINEDIVKNYMDQLRAVASDAPEFEYLKMAVRMPDVLSTKNSELDEKEWKSLLAVVQDSVSKFIEFRQTEGNNLAEEIEKIVQNIENNLNQVSQYEEERIQPIKDRYQNALKNFENIDETRYYQEMVYFVEKLDISEEKVRLSQHIKYYLEVMRNEDFNGKKLGFIAQEMGREINTLGSKANHSEIQKLVVEMKDDLEKIKEQTLNVL is encoded by the coding sequence ATGATATTATCAATGACAGGTTTTGGGAGAGCCGAAACTGTTTATGAAGGCACAAAAATAACGGTGGACATCAAATCTTTGAACAGCAAAAACTTTGATCTTAATGTGAAGACACCGCTTAGATATAAAGAAAAAGAATTCGAAATCCGGAAACTGCTTAATGATAAAATTCTTCGTGGAAAGGTAGATTGCTACATCAATTGCGAGAGTCTGGAAGTCAGTAATGATGTGAAGATCAATGAAGATATCGTCAAAAATTATATGGATCAGTTAAGAGCTGTTGCATCTGACGCACCAGAATTTGAATATCTGAAAATGGCTGTAAGAATGCCGGACGTCCTATCAACAAAAAATTCTGAACTTGATGAAAAGGAATGGAAATCACTACTTGCAGTGGTGCAGGATTCGGTGAGTAAGTTCATAGAATTCCGTCAAACTGAAGGTAATAATCTGGCTGAGGAAATCGAAAAGATCGTTCAGAACATCGAGAATAATCTGAATCAGGTTTCTCAATACGAGGAAGAAAGAATCCAACCAATTAAAGACCGCTACCAAAATGCACTCAAGAATTTTGAGAATATCGATGAGACCAGATATTATCAGGAAATGGTTTACTTTGTTGAGAAATTGGATATTTCAGAAGAGAAAGTGCGTCTTTCACAACACATTAAATATTATCTTGAAGTGATGAGAAACGAGGATTTTAATGGAAAAAAACTAGGTTTCATTGCTCAGGAAATGGGACGTGAAATCAATACATTGGGATCAAAAGCCAACCATTCCGAGATCCAGAAATTGGTGGTTGAGATGAAGGATGATCTTGAGAAAATCAAAGAACAAACGCTAAATGTTCTGTAG
- the gmk gene encoding guanylate kinase, with translation MKQKVIIFSAPSGSGKTTLVKHGLSVVPELCFSISATTRQPRGEEKHAEDYYFLTPEEFRSKISEDGFVEFEEVYTDKYYGTLKSEVERIWNQGKVVIFDVDVKGGIKLKEIFGDKALSIFVMPPSIAELEQRLIKRNTDCAETIKTRVEKAGEEMTYQKHFDKIIINTDLDTAKAEVEKIINNFINE, from the coding sequence ATGAAACAAAAAGTTATCATATTTTCCGCACCATCCGGAAGTGGGAAAACAACTTTGGTAAAACACGGTTTGTCGGTTGTGCCAGAACTCTGTTTCTCTATTTCCGCAACTACAAGGCAACCACGAGGCGAAGAAAAACACGCCGAAGATTATTATTTCCTCACGCCGGAAGAGTTCAGATCCAAAATATCGGAAGATGGATTCGTGGAGTTCGAGGAAGTTTATACGGACAAATACTACGGAACTTTAAAATCCGAAGTCGAAAGAATCTGGAACCAAGGAAAAGTCGTGATTTTTGACGTTGATGTCAAAGGCGGAATCAAGCTGAAGGAAATCTTTGGAGATAAAGCTTTATCCATTTTCGTAATGCCGCCAAGCATCGCCGAGTTGGAACAAAGATTGATCAAAAGAAATACCGACTGCGCCGAAACCATCAAAACCAGAGTAGAAAAAGCTGGCGAGGAAATGACCTATCAAAAACACTTCGATAAAATTATTATTAACACAGATCTTGACACAGCAAAGGCAGAAGTCGAGAAAATAATTAATAACTTTATCAACGAATAA
- the nadA gene encoding quinolinate synthase NadA gives MDNTLDTAINNMPVKGFLDLKEFAIPTGDDLVQAILDLKKEKNAVILAHYYQPGPIQDIADFLGDSLQLARQAKETDADMIAFCGVHFMAEAAKILNPTKKVVLPDTLAGCSLADGCSAEGLNKMREQHPNALVATYINCNAETKAASDIIVTSSNAEQIIEALPKDRPIIFAPDKNLGRYLSKKTGRDMILWDGSCIVHEAFSMERIAQQLAEHPNAKLIAHPESETPVLELAHFIGSTSALLNYVEQDDCQQFIIATEEGILHEMRKRAPHKELIPALVFDESCNCSECFYMKRNTLEKLYLCMKYELPEIKMDEEIRLKALKPIEAMLELSKSIK, from the coding sequence ATGGATAATACATTAGACACCGCCATAAACAATATGCCCGTCAAAGGTTTTCTGGACCTTAAGGAATTTGCGATCCCAACCGGAGACGATTTGGTACAGGCAATCCTTGACCTTAAAAAAGAAAAAAATGCCGTGATCCTGGCACATTATTATCAGCCAGGACCCATCCAAGATATTGCTGATTTTCTAGGTGACTCTCTTCAATTGGCGAGACAAGCCAAGGAAACCGATGCCGATATGATCGCGTTTTGTGGCGTTCATTTTATGGCAGAAGCTGCGAAGATCCTTAATCCAACCAAAAAAGTCGTTCTTCCAGATACACTCGCAGGTTGTTCACTGGCAGATGGCTGTTCCGCAGAAGGACTCAATAAAATGCGCGAGCAACACCCCAATGCATTGGTAGCCACGTACATCAACTGCAATGCAGAAACCAAGGCCGCTTCAGACATCATCGTCACTAGTTCCAACGCAGAACAAATCATCGAGGCTTTGCCAAAAGACCGACCAATCATCTTCGCGCCGGACAAAAATTTAGGACGTTACCTAAGCAAAAAAACAGGTCGCGATATGATTCTTTGGGACGGAAGCTGCATCGTGCACGAGGCATTTTCTATGGAGCGCATCGCACAACAGCTGGCCGAGCATCCGAATGCAAAATTGATCGCTCACCCGGAAAGCGAAACGCCGGTTTTGGAATTGGCACATTTCATCGGCTCCACTTCAGCGCTTCTGAATTACGTGGAGCAGGACGACTGTCAACAGTTCATCATCGCAACAGAAGAAGGAATTCTTCATGAGATGAGAAAACGTGCGCCACACAAGGAACTCATTCCGGCACTTGTTTTCGATGAAAGCTGCAACTGCTCCGAGTGTTTCTATATGAAACGAAATACGCTGGAAAAACTTTATCTCTGTATGAAGTACGAGC